The sequence below is a genomic window from Actinokineospora baliensis.
AGGCCTGCTGCACACCATGGTGACCCAGTTGGGCCTCGGTGACGACGAGGAAGCCCAGTTGCTGCTCACCTCAGTGGCGGGTGCCTTCACCGACCTCACCCAGTGGGTTCAGCCGGTTGTGGACACTTCCGCGCAGTTGGACCAGCTCCGCAAGAGGTTCCTAGAGGAGCGGTTCGCTGCCAGAGAGCAGCAGATCCTCCTACGCCAACACCTGACCAAGCTGCTCAGCAAGGCCACCAAGGGCGGTGCCATCCGGCTGACGTTCTTCATAGACGACCTGGACCGCTGCCTGCCCGAGTACATCCTCAAGACCCTTGAGGCCCTCAAGCTGTTCCTGAACCTGCCCGACTGCGTGTTCGTCCTCGGGGTCGACCGGGACGCGCTGGAGAGCACGATCCGCACCCGCTACGGCGACGAGGGCATCAGCGAGCACTACCTCGACAAGATCGTCCAGGTCCCGTTCGCGCTGCCGCCGATCACCAGGTCCGCCGCGGACCGGTTCGTCCGCTCGCTGCTGCCCGCCGACCTGGCCGACCTCACCGAGCACATCGTCGCGGGCCTCGACGCCAACCCGCGCGGGCTCAAGCGGTTCGTCAACTCGTTCATCCTCAACAACGAGCTGGCCAAGCAGATCTTCGACGGGCGCCCGTACGACCCCGAGGTGCTGGCCTACCTGCTGATCGTGCAGTACCGGTGGCCCGCGTTCTACAAGGAGATCGCCGACTCGCGGCAGGCGCTGGTCGCCAACGGTCCCGACAAGACGGTCAACAAGATCAACGACATCTCGGTGGCCAAGCTGGCCGAGTTGGTGCGCCGCGACGGCGCCGCCCTCGACGGCTACATCTACCTGTCCGAGGTGGTCAGCGTCCGCCGGATCGCCTTCGACCTGGTGGTCACCGAGGTCGGCGAGTTCCGCATCCAGCTGATCAGG
It includes:
- a CDS encoding ribosomal protein L7/L12, with amino-acid sequence MPRPTGIRNDEPASVDSLDRAKMARALASAVRVCGTPLVVGVYGSWGTGKTSLMRLVEQDLVQDPDYYTVWFDSWQHQFDDNPAIGLLHTMVTQLGLGDDEEAQLLLTSVAGAFTDLTQWVQPVVDTSAQLDQLRKRFLEERFAAREQQILLRQHLTKLLSKATKGGAIRLTFFIDDLDRCLPEYILKTLEALKLFLNLPDCVFVLGVDRDALESTIRTRYGDEGISEHYLDKIVQVPFALPPITRSAADRFVRSLLPADLADLTEHIVAGLDANPRGLKRFVNSFILNNELAKQIFDGRPYDPEVLAYLLIVQYRWPAFYKEIADSRQALVANGPDKTVNKINDISVAKLAELVRRDGAALDGYIYLSEVVSVRRIAFDLVVTEVGEFRIQLIRVLREQLGLSLKDAKDLVEASVPITIATALSREKADGLLAKVRASGSSAEIV